In the Rhododendron vialii isolate Sample 1 chromosome 2a, ASM3025357v1 genome, TCTCCGGTAACTTGTAACCAAATGGGACTCAATCCTCACATTACGtaagaagaaaaatcaaggtGTAAATTAGTGAATCTTGTTATTTGTGATGTAAATAATGTAGTTGATTATTTTCATTTAGCTAGATTTGcattgaggtgtttttttttttggttttttttttttttttggttttctttttttttttttttttgcccggTTCTTATACTAATCTAATGGGTTGGATATCATCTTACTTTTAAGTTCTTTTGCAGGCAGGTCTTTTGCCTGTTAGTTAAGAAGTTTGAGAGACAACAACATTTGTTGAGTTCTTAAGTCAACAAATGGTTCAAAATTGTTGTGTATTGTCTTTTGTCAAACTGCATGGACCCGCCACCTCTAGGTTTATTGGTCCAGTCTCAATTCCCATCTATCTCATTCTCTCTCAAAGGCATCAAGCTTATTGTGTTTTGTCTATTGTCAAACTGCATTATTAATTATCAAGATTATATTCACAACATAGAGGAGTCCCGATAGAAAGCCCAACTACAAAAGAACATCAAAGGCATCAAGCTTTCCCTCATCCAACATTTGGTAACTAGCGTTGGCTATATACATGCACCATGGATTCATGTTTGCATCTTCGCTTTTACCTAATCATGTGTAGCTTTAATCTTGTCATATTAACTTACTCCTCTTCTACGCAACCATTATGCCATGAAAATGAGAGCAAAGCATTGCTGCAGTTCAAGCATAATTTTGTCATCGACAAGTTTGCTTCTGTTGACCCTTCTGCTTATCCAAAACTTGAATCATGGAAGCTACTTGATGGAAAGAGCAACGGTTGCTGCTCATGGGATGGTGTCAAGTGTGACCAAGACACCGGTCATGTGATTGGCCTCGACCTTAGTAGTAGCTTTCTCCTCGGTTCTATCAACTCCAACAGCAGTCTATTCACCCTTGCCCACCTTCATAGCCTAAACCTTGCCGATAATGAGTTCAATTTCTCCGAAATACCATCCAGAATTGGACATCTTTTGAGGCTGACAAGTCTCAATCTATCCAAATCTGAATTTTTCGGTAAAATCCCATCCTGGTTCACGAACCTCACCCAATTAACATTTGTAGATCTTTCACAAAATCACTTCCATGGCACGATTCCTAGATCAATCACTCAACTCAAGCGTCTTGATTTTTTGAGTCTTCGTTCTAATAGCTTCAATGGTATTGTCGAGCTAGACATGTTTATGAAACTCCCAAACCTGGTCTCGTTGCTATTAGGGAGAAACAATCTTACAGTGCTCGACAAAAATAGTACCAATGGTACTCTTCCAAAGCTTGATATTCTAGACTTGGAATCATGCAACTTAGTCGGCTTCCCTAGCATCCTAAGATTTCAAGATGAATTGCAGGCgttaagtttaaaaaataacataattcGAGGCGAAATACCAATATGGATGTGGAACTCGAGTAAAGAAACAATGGAATATGTCGACTTTGGCCATAACTTTCTGACAGGCTTCGAGCAGCAGCCAGCTGTCATCCCATGGCGTTTTCTAATAGCTTTCATCCTCGGCTCTAACAAGCTTCAAGGATCACTTCCTGTTCCACCACCAAGCACTGTTATTGATAAAGTCCGCGAGAACGCATTGACCGGAGCAATTCCACCGTTAATGTGCCATATGAATTCTCTTCGTATGGTTGATTTGTCCAACAACAATTTAAATGGCACAATACCTCCATGTTTGGCCAGTTCTAGTAAGGATCTTCACGTGTTGAATCTGAGTGGCAATAGTTTCCAAGGAAGTATTCCTTCAACATTCACAATGAATTGCCAACTGTTGATGATCGATTTAGGTCGAAATCAACTACAGGGGCCGGTGCCAAGATCATTGGCAAATTGCGCAATGCTGGAATGTCTTGTTCTTCAAAATAATCAGATTGAGGATACTTTTCCCTCTTGGTTGGGAGCTCTTCCTAAGTTAGAGCTTCTTATTTTGGGATCAAACAAATTCCACGGCAACATAGGGGATCCAGAAAACAATTCAATGTTTCCAAAGTTGCGGATAATTGACATCTCTTGCAATGGCTTTTCAGGTAATTTGCCAACAGAATACATTCGTAACTggaatggaatgaaaatgaTCAACAAAGTCAATTCGAGATATATGCATGCAAATCCGAAAATAAAATTCGAGCTACGTGCCGGTCCAACTACTCATATGGCACAATCCTATTCAGTTGTGTGGAGCTACGATTACTCAATGAGAGTGGTCAGCAAAGGGACAGACAGGTTATACGAGAGGATTCAAAGTGCCTTGGTGGTGGTTGATCTCTCAAACAACACATTCATTGGGGATATCCCAAAATCCTTTGGAAGTCTCAGTAGGCTTCAATTGCTAAACATTTCCAACAACAAACTTAGTGGCGCTATCCCATCATCATTGGCAAAATTGACAGAATTGGAGTCGTTGGACCTATCCAAAAACTTTCTCGCAGGACAGATCCCCTGGCAATTGACCCAACTCACTTTCCTTTCAATCTTAAATGTTTCTCATAATCGACTCATTGGCCCTATACCTCAAGGGAGACAGTTTGATACATTCGAAAATAGTTCATATGAGAAGAATTTGGGATTGTGTGGTGTCCCATTGTCGAAGTCATCCAGAAATTCGATGAcctcaccaccacctccgcctaTATTTAAAGTTCACGATTTTGAGCTTCCGAGAGGAATTTATTGGATGGTCATAGCCTTGGGATATGGAAGTGGGCTAGTAGTTGGGTTAGCTATTGGGACAACTATGACGAGGAGGTATCACGAATGGTTTGTTGACACCTTCGGGAAGGGgaagaaatttcaaaagaagCAGAAAAGCAAGGGCCGAAGACCTCAGTAAGCAAGCAACATCAATTCTAACACTTTGTTTTACTCCTTTTTACGTGCTATTAGCCTTCGTGAAGTGATTATTATGTATTCCATCATTTGCAAATTTTCTAACTTCATTTCGGTGTGGAAATTGGTTTTGCAGTTGATGGCAATGAAATTGTTTCAGTACCACTTTTGTGCTTGAGCTCCCATCTTGGCTAGAGGTTATGTTAATAAAAGGGTCCGGTATGCAGGTTTTAGCAGTGGAATACTAGCAGCGTTGTCAGGTTCCCAGAGTGCACAAGAGAGATCTTCCTGgagcttttgtttttgttcattttggtgCTCCAAGAAGTGATAACATGTACTAGTTCTTCATATTGCAGTTATCACTTATCACTTATCACTTATCACTTATGTCTTATTGTATTTGTGGTATTTATCTGGTCTTAGATGATTAGTATGGACTATTGTACTTGTGTGCTCCCAAAACCTATAACATTACTGTTATTCGACCTTTCTTAGTGTGGTACATAACATAGATATGCAGATAGGCTACTTACTATCCGTATATGTTAGGAATATTGCTCTTAGCCCCATATAACAATCTGTAGAGGATTCACCGCACCTATGTTGGAACTGAAATGAAGGTCTGATGCAGAGAGGCGTGTTGAAATAGAAGAACGTGCAATAAGGAAAATCACGAATAAATTTGAACTATAGATACTCTCTCTACGAACAAACGATTTTGagaaacttctcaaattttcattaataattcataaaacagCTAATTTGCCATAAGGCTTACAaccttatttatactaatagaaCTCCTAAACCTAGCTTTCTTAAAgtctaaaaaggaaaataaacataaggaaataaaatcaatcctAATTTTCCTTGACCAAGAAACCTATTCAAAATAGGAAAActagatcaaatcaaactaggaaaactaaatacttATAAATTATCTTGACTAAAATAAAACATTCCTACTAAAATGCTAcactcaaaataataaattaagattcctatatttctagaataatcaaaatatcgACCGGCATCAAGGTCTCACCGTGTGTTAAAAACTTTGAAATTGAATCAATTAGGGGTGTAAGAATCAATTTCCTTTCATTATTGTTGATGCAGGCCGAGACCCGCGAAGGATGGGATAGTCCCGAGAAGACACTCAACGAGGGCAACGGAAGTCACTCGACGTTGCTAATCGCGAAAGACACTCACGCGACCAAGTCACACACTTGATTGTCGGAGGAATCACTCACTCTCAAGCAAGAAATACgtgcacatatttttttatatactcAAACTCTACTTCTCATTTCATTAGATTACCTATTTATAAGTATTACAAATATGACTATTTAAGACTCCTAATAAAACTTACACAATTTTCAACTAGACCTTTCAAATACCTAGACCACTATTAAAACAATAGAAATTTAGAGATCGGTCCTTCTTTTTAGGCTTGGTTTGATCCTAAccctaaatattttttctgaACCTATATAGGCTTGGTAATTTTACATAATGACTTTTATACCCAAATGGATCAAATCAgacccccctctccctctctctcctctgaaaTACTCCCTCGCCGTCACCAATTTCCACACGTCTTCAACTGAGCCGAACCGAGCCCCAACCGATTCGGTTCTTGAGAAGACGACGACGTGGCCGTGGCCGACTAACATTCGCAAATGTCGTGGCCGTCCTCAAAGACTTGGACGAGTTTGAGGCCGTGGACAGAGGTGGAGCCGGTGTCGACAAACCCATCGATGCCAGCAACGTGGCACGCGAGCCCGGGTTCTCCGACTGGCAGATATCTCATCACGACTTGTCGTGAATCACCGAGAGCCCAACCCCTCGCGGCAGCGGCTCTGCAAGGGTTTCGTTTGGCGAATCGAACAATAATAGCATACCCGAACCGGTCCACCGCGGGTCCAATTTCACTGGCGGCGACGGCGGCGAGGTGTTGATTTGCACGTCCAACTCGCTAGGGCGTAATTCGAGCTTGCTCATGACGAAGACCAAATTGAGACTGCTAGACCCAACGAAGCAAGATAACAGATCACAGAGGATAATAAAGTTCAATGATTTACTAGACGAGTGTAGAACGATGAACTGAAATACACTTtctgctctctcttttttttggtccgTGGTTGTAATTAGGAAAGGTTATGTGGTGATTGTTTGTGGTCTTCACTCTTCGACGACAAAAACGAATACGAGCGCCAAAATATCagaaagtaaaattttgactatgagaattgacagttcacatagctagtTCTCATAGCTCCGTTCACATAATCAGCTATGAGACAtgacagttaaaaattcaattctaaatcaatttattttctatgtgaactattactttttttactttgattactttttgaAGACATGACGGTGAAaatatttataactatatttgatttgattaccattttatttttgttcaattttttctcgtgtgtgtattttatatgagaattgtgcatttttctataagaactgtgtgtTGTTCATTAGAACTGAcaatgagaactatatatttttctatgagaattgcgtatttttctatgagaactgtgtatctccatgagaattgtctattagaaccgtgtattttctatgagaactatatattttttatgagaactgcgtattttagtgtatggtaagactatgtgaagtatgtattttttagttcacataatctagttctcataaccagtttaCAAAgatagttctctatgagaacaattacttctcatagccaattctcatataactgactatgagaactaGCAGATCTCATAGAACTGAATATGAGAATTGGCAATTCACATACCTAGTTCTCATAGCTCAATTCACAAAGCctgttctctatgagaactgagcaTGTCACGACCCAACTCCAATATGGGTCACGTGACCGGCCTGTGACGGAATCACCAAGGCCTCCAATACTTTTACCATTCAGAGCATActaaataacatataaagagaaaCAGCGGAAGCTTCTATTCATTTAACTCCGAGTGTCTATACAACATAGCTAAGCTTAACTTAGAATGACAACTATTACAACACCACTTGTCTTAAAAGACACAACACTCCTGTTCCTTTTTACAGACGCCCTATTTACAACAGCTAACCAAACGACGCATCCGGcccacaacttgctatctacaataacctgaaaaattagaaaatgttTTCAGAAGCCGAAGCTTgagtgagaaacgtataccaaaattacaagtttgaccatgaaaATACCTTACTTAATGAAACAGTTCAAGAATCAAGCAACATTTTAGGTAATCTCATCAAATTTTCCAGTAACATGCATTTTGATccataaatttaattatttggtCCAAAAGAGGgaccctttttcttcttccctttcactTTTGCACATTTAAGCGATAATaacattcaacggtatttttttgccagtcggttggggagcgaccctattgaagagtggt is a window encoding:
- the LOC131317018 gene encoding receptor-like protein 20 produces the protein MDSCLHLRFYLIMCSFNLVILTYSSSTQPLCHENESKALLQFKHNFVIDKFASVDPSAYPKLESWKLLDGKSNGCCSWDGVKCDQDTGHVIGLDLSSSFLLGSINSNSSLFTLAHLHSLNLADNEFNFSEIPSRIGHLLRLTSLNLSKSEFFGKIPSWFTNLTQLTFVDLSQNHFHGTIPRSITQLKRLDFLSLRSNSFNGIVELDMFMKLPNLVSLLLGRNNLTVLDKNSTNGTLPKLDILDLESCNLVGFPSILRFQDELQALSLKNNIIRGEIPIWMWNSSKETMEYVDFGHNFLTGFEQQPAVIPWRFLIAFILGSNKLQGSLPVPPPSTVIDKVRENALTGAIPPLMCHMNSLRMVDLSNNNLNGTIPPCLASSSKDLHVLNLSGNSFQGSIPSTFTMNCQLLMIDLGRNQLQGPVPRSLANCAMLECLVLQNNQIEDTFPSWLGALPKLELLILGSNKFHGNIGDPENNSMFPKLRIIDISCNGFSGNLPTEYIRNWNGMKMINKVNSRYMHANPKIKFELRAGPTTHMAQSYSVVWSYDYSMRVVSKGTDRLYERIQSALVVVDLSNNTFIGDIPKSFGSLSRLQLLNISNNKLSGAIPSSLAKLTELESLDLSKNFLAGQIPWQLTQLTFLSILNVSHNRLIGPIPQGRQFDTFENSSYEKNLGLCGVPLSKSSRNSMTSPPPPPIFKVHDFELPRGIYWMVIALGYGSGLVVGLAIGTTMTRRYHEWFVDTFGKGKKFQKKQKSKGRRPHTTFVLELPSWLEVMLIKGSGMQAETREGWDSPEKTLNEGNGSHSTLLIAKDTHATKSHT